The following proteins are co-located in the Spinactinospora alkalitolerans genome:
- a CDS encoding TetR/AcrR family transcriptional regulator → MDRPDTVETCADRVRVRDREATRQRILDSARELFTSDGYAQVSSRTIASHAGVNVALINRYFGAKRGLLAEVIAEEAVFPGIFEGEPATLPRRLAEHLVCRAKGGATPLQRALERSAGDPDLQAVYEERLRSALLEPLTRYLDGPDARVRASLVVTVLMGMGLLRRVEGATALAEHDAGDLTERLTRIISACLADSAA, encoded by the coding sequence CACCGTCGAGACCTGCGCCGACCGGGTGCGGGTCCGCGATCGCGAGGCGACGCGGCAGCGCATCCTGGACAGCGCGCGGGAGCTCTTCACCAGCGACGGCTACGCGCAGGTGTCGTCGCGGACGATCGCCTCCCACGCCGGCGTCAACGTCGCCCTGATCAACCGCTACTTCGGCGCCAAGCGCGGACTCCTCGCCGAGGTCATCGCCGAGGAGGCCGTCTTCCCCGGCATCTTCGAGGGCGAGCCGGCCACGCTGCCGCGCCGCCTGGCCGAGCACCTGGTGTGCCGCGCCAAGGGCGGGGCGACGCCGCTGCAGCGCGCGCTGGAGCGCTCCGCGGGCGACCCCGATCTGCAGGCGGTCTACGAGGAGCGGCTCAGGAGCGCGCTCCTGGAGCCGCTCACCCGGTACCTCGATGGCCCCGATGCGCGCGTGCGGGCGTCACTGGTGGTCACGGTGCTGATGGGAATGGGGCTGCTGCGCCGGGTGGAGGGGGCCACCGCGCTCGCCGAGCACGACGCCGGCGACCTGACCGAGCGGCTGACCCGGATCATCTCCGCCTGCCTGGCCGACTCGGCCGCATGA
- a CDS encoding C40 family peptidase gives MVVIAGIGLVSGTPATAAELSAGGSHQASGAAASAAEYAKSQIGKPYRYGGTGPDAFDCSGLTQWAYDKAGVKIGRTTYDQVTEGTAVSHGDLLPGDLVFFYSGPSHVGMYVGDGKMVHAPSSGKSIHVVTMSDYYDRHFHSARRIA, from the coding sequence ATGGTGGTGATCGCCGGTATCGGCCTGGTTTCGGGCACTCCGGCGACGGCCGCGGAGCTCTCGGCCGGAGGCTCCCACCAGGCGAGCGGCGCGGCGGCCAGCGCCGCCGAGTACGCCAAAAGCCAGATCGGCAAGCCCTACCGCTACGGCGGAACCGGCCCGGACGCCTTCGACTGCTCCGGTCTGACGCAGTGGGCCTACGACAAGGCCGGGGTGAAGATCGGTCGCACGACCTACGACCAGGTCACAGAGGGAACAGCCGTGTCACACGGCGATCTGCTCCCCGGAGACCTGGTCTTCTTCTATTCCGGCCCCAGCCACGTCGGAATGTACGTCGGCGACGGCAAAATGGTGCACGCCCCGAGTTCGGGCAAGAGCATCCATGTCGTGACCATGTCCGACTACTACGACCGCCATTTCCACAGCGCACGCCGCATCGCCTGA
- a CDS encoding DUF6412 domain-containing protein has product MAFIQTVLHALLLGFDVTGALGGGPWSASLTLLALVAVGAALALMAVRGCVAPPFSDGDARVRRNAMRRRAGRGFAVVSRDPDAPGKTRPRAPGAAPVAA; this is encoded by the coding sequence GTGGCGTTCATCCAGACGGTGCTGCACGCGCTGCTCCTCGGGTTCGACGTCACCGGAGCGCTCGGCGGGGGACCCTGGTCGGCATCGCTGACCCTCCTCGCCCTCGTCGCCGTCGGCGCGGCACTCGCCCTGATGGCGGTGCGCGGATGCGTCGCCCCGCCCTTCTCCGACGGGGATGCCCGGGTCCGCCGGAACGCCATGCGGCGAAGGGCCGGACGCGGTTTCGCCGTCGTCTCCCGCGATCCCGACGCGCCGGGCAAGACCCGGCCGCGTGCGCCGGGAGCGGCCCCGGTGGCCGCGTAA